A single genomic interval of Corvus cornix cornix isolate S_Up_H32 chromosome 1, ASM73873v5, whole genome shotgun sequence harbors:
- the LOC104686969 gene encoding transforming growth factor beta activator LRRC32-like isoform X2 — translation MKLYIIFFLAVVNYQPSEGTSCEMANSQAFCHNKNLHQIPHELHPNVNKIDLSGNLIQSIPEMSLSFYTSLQCLDLSSNQISFITPGVFAHMTSLLEINLANNHLYELAQNGTEGIGLLSKVEILDLSHNSLYNGMAEYFIKEAPALQYLSLADNSIIMISQKMFWGSPNLVEVDLQSNIIMEIEEGAFETLVSLSKLNLSKNSITCISDFNLRQLEILDLSRNSIETFHTTKSDDEYSLRCLDLSENKLFHFPVFPQVNKLVTLNLSKNLIQLTAESPHNKMDSVENEWLNASFHLRDQKQSRNKSFLYLSQLVYLDLSYNEIKSIPDEFFESMLSLHTLNLSKNCLQAFAVSYDSALISLTVLDLSYNALQNLLLDAGALSNLKDLYIQNNYLQTLQFDIFSNLPSLRLLNLQSNNISLCSMYSGLAKQRLAGEESGCISFVDSPTLQYLYLADNMLNILPAYSFYKTSLVVLDLSMNPGLKIELKALSGLEKSLECLYLHGNSLIDLNIDLPCFSHLKHLNLSENQLNWLPKWGSDSPLEVLDLRNNRFSTLQNSNILALENSLKNLYLTGNPLNCCGNIWLSSMIQNKNVQIPNVEHLMCQHTQNFGYQDEMHIRNIRPEDCEKEDLKKINFLIILTFVLVLSVIIVGVGSFFCFRRQNFSHQFKA, via the coding sequence GCAAACTCTCAGGCATTTTGCCACAACAAAAACCTCCACCAAATCCCTCATGAGCTCCATccaaatgtaaacaaaatagATCTGTCTGGAAATTTGATTCAAAGCATTCCTGAAATGTCATTATCATTTTACACTTCCCTTCAGTGTCTGGACTTAAGCTCTAACCAGATAAGTTTCATCACGCCTGGAGTCTTTGCACACATGACGAGTTTGCTGGAAATAAATTTAGCCAACAATCACTTATATGAGCTTGCTCAAAATGGCACAGAGGGGATTGGACTCCTATCCAAGGTGGAAATACTGGACTTGTCCCACAACAGTCTGTACAATGGGATGGCTGAGTATTTCATTAAAGaagctccagcactgcagtaTCTTTCCTTGGCAGACAACAGTATTATAATGATATCACAAAAGATGTTTTGGGGATCTCCCAACCTTGTGGAGGTAGATCTTCAGAGCAACATCATCATGGAAATAGAAGAAGGTGCTTTTGAGACTCTAGTGAGCCTGTCCAAACTCAATCTCTCAAAGAATTCAATTACTTGCATCTCTGATTTTAACCTCAGGCAGCTGGAGATACTTGACCTTAGCAGGAACAGCATTGAGACCTTCCACACCACAAAATCAGATGATGAATATAGCTTAAGGTGTTTGGATCTGAGTGAAAACAAACTGTTTCACTTCCCAGTGTTCCCTCAGGTAAATAAGCTGGTAACTCTGAATTTATCAAAGAATTTAATCCAACTCACTGCTGAATCCCCTCATAATAAAATGGACTCCGTGGAAAATGAATGGCTAAATGCTTCTTTCCATCTTCGTGATCAGAAGCAAAGTAGAAACaaaagttttctgtatttatcCCAGCTTGTATATTTAGACTTAAGTTATAATGAAATCAAATCCATTCCAGATGAGTTCTTTGAATCAATGTTGTCCCTTCATACCCTTAATCTCAGTAAAAACTGTCTTCAGGCATTTGCAGTAAGTTATGACAGTGCATTGATCTCTTTAACTGTCCTTGACTTGAGCTACAATGCTTTGCAGAACCTTCTCCTTGATGCTGGTGCATTGTCAAATTTGAAGGATCTTTATATTCAAAACAACTATCTTCAAACCCTGCAGTTTGACATCTTCTCAAATCTTCCTAGCCTCAGACTGCTTAATCTACAGAGCAATAATATCAGCCTTTGCAGCATGTACTCAGGATTAGCTAAGCAAAGACTTGCTGGAGAGGAAAGTGGTTGTATATCATTTGTTGATTCTCCTACTCTTCAGTACTTGTATCTAGCTGACAACATGCTGAACATCCTACCAGCATACAGCTTCTACAAGACTTCTCTGGTTGTCTTGGACCTCTCCATGAACCCTGGACTGAAAATAGAACTTAAAGCATTATCAGGTCTGGAAAAGTCTCTGGAATGTTTGTATTTACATGGTAATAGCCTGATAGATTTAAATATTGACTTGCCTTGTTTTAGTCATCTTAAACATTTAAACCTCTCTGAAAATCAGCTGAACTGGCTGCCCAAGTGGGGTAGTGACTCTCCACTAGAAGTTCTGGACCTACGGAACAATAGGTTCAGTACATTACAGAACAGCAATATTTTAGCATTAGAAAATTCACTTAAAAACTTGTATCTCACTGGGAACCCACTCAACTGTTGTGGAAACATCTGGCTTTCATCAATGATCCAGAACAAAAATGTTCAGATCCCCAATGTGGAGCATTTAATGTGCCAGCACACTCAGAATTTTGGATACCAGGATGAAATGCACATCAGGAACATCAGACCAGAAGACTGTGAAAAAGAGGATCTGAAGAAAATCAATTTCCTTATTATATTAACATTTGTGTTGGTTTTATCTGTGATCATCGTTGGCGTGGggtcatttttttgtttccGCAGGCAAAACTTCAGCCATCAGTTTAAAGCATAG
- the LOC104686969 gene encoding transforming growth factor beta activator LRRC32-like isoform X1, translating to MQETLETRAMKLYIIFFLAVVNYQPSEGTSCEMANSQAFCHNKNLHQIPHELHPNVNKIDLSGNLIQSIPEMSLSFYTSLQCLDLSSNQISFITPGVFAHMTSLLEINLANNHLYELAQNGTEGIGLLSKVEILDLSHNSLYNGMAEYFIKEAPALQYLSLADNSIIMISQKMFWGSPNLVEVDLQSNIIMEIEEGAFETLVSLSKLNLSKNSITCISDFNLRQLEILDLSRNSIETFHTTKSDDEYSLRCLDLSENKLFHFPVFPQVNKLVTLNLSKNLIQLTAESPHNKMDSVENEWLNASFHLRDQKQSRNKSFLYLSQLVYLDLSYNEIKSIPDEFFESMLSLHTLNLSKNCLQAFAVSYDSALISLTVLDLSYNALQNLLLDAGALSNLKDLYIQNNYLQTLQFDIFSNLPSLRLLNLQSNNISLCSMYSGLAKQRLAGEESGCISFVDSPTLQYLYLADNMLNILPAYSFYKTSLVVLDLSMNPGLKIELKALSGLEKSLECLYLHGNSLIDLNIDLPCFSHLKHLNLSENQLNWLPKWGSDSPLEVLDLRNNRFSTLQNSNILALENSLKNLYLTGNPLNCCGNIWLSSMIQNKNVQIPNVEHLMCQHTQNFGYQDEMHIRNIRPEDCEKEDLKKINFLIILTFVLVLSVIIVGVGSFFCFRRQNFSHQFKA from the coding sequence GCAAACTCTCAGGCATTTTGCCACAACAAAAACCTCCACCAAATCCCTCATGAGCTCCATccaaatgtaaacaaaatagATCTGTCTGGAAATTTGATTCAAAGCATTCCTGAAATGTCATTATCATTTTACACTTCCCTTCAGTGTCTGGACTTAAGCTCTAACCAGATAAGTTTCATCACGCCTGGAGTCTTTGCACACATGACGAGTTTGCTGGAAATAAATTTAGCCAACAATCACTTATATGAGCTTGCTCAAAATGGCACAGAGGGGATTGGACTCCTATCCAAGGTGGAAATACTGGACTTGTCCCACAACAGTCTGTACAATGGGATGGCTGAGTATTTCATTAAAGaagctccagcactgcagtaTCTTTCCTTGGCAGACAACAGTATTATAATGATATCACAAAAGATGTTTTGGGGATCTCCCAACCTTGTGGAGGTAGATCTTCAGAGCAACATCATCATGGAAATAGAAGAAGGTGCTTTTGAGACTCTAGTGAGCCTGTCCAAACTCAATCTCTCAAAGAATTCAATTACTTGCATCTCTGATTTTAACCTCAGGCAGCTGGAGATACTTGACCTTAGCAGGAACAGCATTGAGACCTTCCACACCACAAAATCAGATGATGAATATAGCTTAAGGTGTTTGGATCTGAGTGAAAACAAACTGTTTCACTTCCCAGTGTTCCCTCAGGTAAATAAGCTGGTAACTCTGAATTTATCAAAGAATTTAATCCAACTCACTGCTGAATCCCCTCATAATAAAATGGACTCCGTGGAAAATGAATGGCTAAATGCTTCTTTCCATCTTCGTGATCAGAAGCAAAGTAGAAACaaaagttttctgtatttatcCCAGCTTGTATATTTAGACTTAAGTTATAATGAAATCAAATCCATTCCAGATGAGTTCTTTGAATCAATGTTGTCCCTTCATACCCTTAATCTCAGTAAAAACTGTCTTCAGGCATTTGCAGTAAGTTATGACAGTGCATTGATCTCTTTAACTGTCCTTGACTTGAGCTACAATGCTTTGCAGAACCTTCTCCTTGATGCTGGTGCATTGTCAAATTTGAAGGATCTTTATATTCAAAACAACTATCTTCAAACCCTGCAGTTTGACATCTTCTCAAATCTTCCTAGCCTCAGACTGCTTAATCTACAGAGCAATAATATCAGCCTTTGCAGCATGTACTCAGGATTAGCTAAGCAAAGACTTGCTGGAGAGGAAAGTGGTTGTATATCATTTGTTGATTCTCCTACTCTTCAGTACTTGTATCTAGCTGACAACATGCTGAACATCCTACCAGCATACAGCTTCTACAAGACTTCTCTGGTTGTCTTGGACCTCTCCATGAACCCTGGACTGAAAATAGAACTTAAAGCATTATCAGGTCTGGAAAAGTCTCTGGAATGTTTGTATTTACATGGTAATAGCCTGATAGATTTAAATATTGACTTGCCTTGTTTTAGTCATCTTAAACATTTAAACCTCTCTGAAAATCAGCTGAACTGGCTGCCCAAGTGGGGTAGTGACTCTCCACTAGAAGTTCTGGACCTACGGAACAATAGGTTCAGTACATTACAGAACAGCAATATTTTAGCATTAGAAAATTCACTTAAAAACTTGTATCTCACTGGGAACCCACTCAACTGTTGTGGAAACATCTGGCTTTCATCAATGATCCAGAACAAAAATGTTCAGATCCCCAATGTGGAGCATTTAATGTGCCAGCACACTCAGAATTTTGGATACCAGGATGAAATGCACATCAGGAACATCAGACCAGAAGACTGTGAAAAAGAGGATCTGAAGAAAATCAATTTCCTTATTATATTAACATTTGTGTTGGTTTTATCTGTGATCATCGTTGGCGTGGggtcatttttttgtttccGCAGGCAAAACTTCAGCCATCAGTTTAAAGCATAG